From a single Lewinella sp. LCG006 genomic region:
- a CDS encoding type II toxin-antitoxin system VapC family toxin has translation MGLTKIILDTNAYAALLKGDQQILKLIKEAQEVILPAFVIAELLFGLKKGTQTEKNLEILADFESYPKVRRHYPGAETLQIFAELMLQLRTIGRRIPTHDIWIAAISIESGGTLITYDRHFDHITGLRRWQAS, from the coding sequence ATGGGATTAACAAAAATAATCCTGGACACCAATGCCTACGCTGCTCTCTTGAAAGGAGACCAACAAATCCTCAAACTTATCAAAGAAGCCCAGGAAGTAATTCTTCCTGCATTTGTTATTGCTGAATTATTGTTCGGTTTAAAAAAGGGTACTCAGACTGAGAAAAACCTCGAAATTCTCGCCGATTTCGAAAGCTACCCTAAAGTAAGGAGACACTATCCAGGTGCTGAGACCTTGCAAATTTTCGCAGAACTGATGCTGCAATTAAGAACAATTGGCCGACGGATTCCTACTCACGATATATGGATTGCAGCTATCAGTATTGAATCAGGAGGTACATTGATAACGTACGACCGCCACTTTGATCACATTACTGGCTTGCGACGTTGGCAAGCGAGTTAA
- a CDS encoding LptF/LptG family permease, giving the protein MKLLDWYILKKFLSTFFFTVLIFTMITVIIDFSEKVEKFIESDITKSEIIFGYFPNFIIFIYGLLFPLFTLIAVVFFTSRLANNSEILSIFNAGVSFRRLLRPYLIGAVFIAIIHALGSHYFIPEGTKTRLELERKYFDPNRDQGKQRNIHMFLDPDTKAYVNFWRKRDSTIRGFRLERFANHELVYLLKASSAEWLGPPDKWRLVNYEIRTFDGLKETIVSGQGEQMDTVLSMQPADFIEYKEQHEMMNTFELSSYIQKQRARGVGNTAKYEAELWRRTAEPITVLILTLIGVAIAARKVRGGLGIHLAVGILLGALFLILSRFSSVFAAGNALPVVLSVWMPNLFFGAIAILLIAKAQK; this is encoded by the coding sequence ATGAAACTACTAGACTGGTACATACTGAAGAAATTCCTTTCTACTTTTTTCTTTACCGTTTTGATCTTTACGATGATCACGGTGATCATTGATTTTAGTGAAAAGGTGGAGAAGTTTATTGAATCGGATATTACCAAGTCGGAAATCATTTTTGGGTATTTTCCCAACTTTATCATTTTCATCTATGGCTTGCTCTTTCCCTTGTTTACCCTCATCGCGGTGGTATTCTTTACGTCGCGGTTGGCGAATAACTCAGAGATACTAAGCATCTTCAATGCTGGGGTGAGCTTCCGGCGTCTTTTACGGCCGTATCTGATAGGAGCTGTTTTTATTGCTATTATCCATGCCCTGGGAAGCCACTATTTTATCCCGGAGGGTACCAAAACCCGTCTGGAATTGGAGCGTAAATATTTTGATCCCAACCGCGACCAAGGTAAACAGCGTAACATTCACATGTTTCTTGATCCAGACACAAAGGCTTATGTCAATTTCTGGCGCAAGCGGGACAGTACCATTCGTGGTTTTCGTCTCGAACGATTTGCCAATCACGAATTGGTCTATCTGCTCAAGGCTTCCAGTGCAGAGTGGTTGGGCCCACCTGACAAATGGCGCTTGGTCAACTATGAAATTCGAACTTTTGATGGGCTCAAAGAAACCATCGTCTCGGGCCAGGGCGAACAAATGGATACCGTGCTAAGTATGCAGCCCGCAGATTTTATAGAATACAAGGAGCAGCACGAAATGATGAATACCTTCGAGCTTTCCAGCTACATCCAAAAACAGCGAGCGCGAGGCGTAGGGAACACCGCCAAATACGAGGCGGAGCTCTGGCGACGAACGGCCGAGCCGATCACTGTGCTTATTTTGACATTGATCGGCGTTGCCATTGCTGCAAGAAAAGTGCGAGGTGGCTTGGGTATACATCTGGCCGTTGGTATCTTACTGGGAGCACTATTTCTCATTCTTTCCCGGTTTTCTTCTGTTTTTGCGGCGGGCAATGCCTTACCCGTCGTACTCAGCGTCTGGATGCCTAATCTTTTCTTTGGCGCAATAGCCATTTTGTTGATTGCCAAAGCTCAAAAATAA
- a CDS encoding outer membrane beta-barrel protein has protein sequence MIKIYTLHYQILLIFLLTGILHAPQLSAQTFSAMLVGGFNLSQIDGDKLGGFNKIGFNTGARVSAKLTDRWSLSTELLYSQQGASRVPTDDISSQYDKIRLNFVEVPLMINFSDWKILASAGVSYNRLINYEVINDVGSDITELEDYRTDIPSIILGATYIFSEKLALNFRWSKYLSSLKAADNDPNTEDVKFIGRNLGIRLYYIL, from the coding sequence ATGATAAAAATATACACGCTCCACTATCAAATCCTTTTGATCTTTCTCCTTACGGGAATACTACATGCGCCACAGTTGTCTGCCCAAACCTTTTCCGCAATGCTGGTTGGTGGCTTCAACTTGTCTCAAATTGATGGCGATAAACTGGGAGGTTTCAACAAGATTGGCTTCAATACCGGAGCACGCGTCAGTGCTAAACTCACTGACCGCTGGTCCTTGAGTACCGAATTGCTGTATAGCCAACAAGGAGCCAGCCGGGTACCTACCGATGATATTTCTTCCCAATATGACAAAATCAGACTCAACTTTGTAGAAGTCCCCCTAATGATCAACTTTTCCGATTGGAAGATTCTCGCCAGTGCGGGCGTCAGTTATAACCGACTGATTAATTATGAAGTAATCAATGATGTGGGGTCTGACATTACCGAATTAGAAGACTATCGGACAGATATTCCTTCAATAATCCTGGGGGCCACCTATATCTTCTCCGAAAAACTTGCCCTCAATTTCCGGTGGTCCAAGTACTTAAGCAGCTTAAAAGCAGCGGACAACGACCCGAATACGGAAGACGTCAAATTTATCGGCCGCAACCTCGGTATTCGCCTTTACTACATTCTCTAG
- the mutY gene encoding A/G-specific adenine glycosylase has protein sequence MADLSSSFFTTALLDWYEPERRPLAWKHITDPYLIWLSEIILQQTRAEQGAPYFKKFSERYPTVNHLAMAPEDEVMKMWEGLGYYSRARNLHAAAKYIHTTFNGEFPSDYENIRSLKGVGPYTAAAIASFAFQLPYAVVDGNVYRLLSRFFDDTTPIDTSQGIKHYARLAQQMLPKDAAATYNQAMMDMGATVCTPKNPLCEACPLAQECQALREGTIAERPVKVKKLKRSTRYFNYLVIQHPDFRIIEKRTGKDIWRNLYQFPLVETNTAMDTLSALQKEPSWPAWLTKDQLVLSRKLGPRKQELTHQRIIAVFWEIKYTGDLTNKLPEGFNLIKPENCSKFAFPKVISWYFDDNSLYLF, from the coding sequence ATGGCTGATCTTTCTTCTTCTTTTTTTACAACAGCACTATTGGATTGGTACGAACCAGAACGCCGTCCGCTGGCCTGGAAACACATCACAGACCCCTATCTTATCTGGTTATCGGAGATCATCCTTCAACAGACAAGAGCAGAGCAAGGGGCACCTTATTTCAAGAAATTCAGTGAGCGCTATCCTACGGTTAACCATTTAGCCATGGCTCCCGAGGACGAGGTGATGAAAATGTGGGAAGGCTTGGGATATTATTCGCGTGCACGAAACTTGCACGCGGCTGCAAAATATATTCATACCACCTTCAATGGTGAATTTCCAAGCGACTACGAAAATATCCGGTCGCTCAAGGGGGTGGGGCCATACACTGCGGCGGCCATTGCTTCTTTTGCTTTTCAGTTGCCCTATGCAGTAGTTGATGGTAATGTATATCGTCTTTTATCTCGTTTTTTTGACGATACTACGCCAATAGATACTTCTCAGGGAATAAAGCATTATGCCCGCTTGGCTCAACAAATGCTGCCCAAGGACGCGGCAGCTACTTACAACCAGGCAATGATGGATATGGGTGCTACGGTGTGCACCCCCAAAAATCCTTTGTGTGAAGCTTGTCCTTTGGCGCAAGAATGTCAGGCTTTAAGGGAAGGCACCATTGCTGAACGGCCAGTTAAAGTAAAAAAGCTGAAGCGCAGCACGCGGTATTTTAATTACCTGGTCATTCAACACCCCGATTTTAGGATCATAGAAAAAAGAACGGGAAAAGATATTTGGCGCAATCTTTACCAATTTCCATTGGTGGAAACCAATACCGCGATGGACACTTTGTCCGCATTACAAAAGGAACCATCCTGGCCAGCTTGGTTAACAAAGGACCAATTGGTGTTAAGCCGTAAGCTTGGACCTCGTAAACAAGAGCTCACTCACCAGCGAATAATTGCTGTTTTTTGGGAAATTAAGTATACCGGAGACCTTACAAATAAACTCCCTGAAGGATTTAATCTCATCAAGCCGGAAAATTGCAGTAAATTTGCTTTCCCGAAAGTCATCAGTTGGTACTTCGATGATAATTCGCTATATTTATTTTAA
- a CDS encoding RNA polymerase sigma factor, whose protein sequence is MSSIEFNDSLNKMANLLQSFAYSLTKNTEDARDLYQETAYRAITNREKFRPGTNLKAWLFTIMKNIFINNYRKKVKANTIMDTTDNQYYINSGDNAIGNKAESSIMMKELTRMIDTLDESIRIPFLMHYQGYKYQEIADYLELPLGTVKSRIFFARKDLKVQIKKSYGQLNFFKKEIEVQ, encoded by the coding sequence ATGTCCAGCATTGAATTCAACGATAGTCTTAATAAAATGGCCAATCTATTGCAGTCATTTGCCTATAGCCTGACTAAGAATACAGAAGATGCGCGTGATCTTTATCAAGAGACCGCTTACCGAGCCATTACGAACCGTGAAAAGTTTCGTCCAGGCACCAATCTTAAAGCTTGGCTCTTCACTATCATGAAGAACATCTTTATCAATAATTACCGGAAGAAAGTAAAGGCTAACACCATTATGGATACTACCGATAATCAGTATTACATTAACTCTGGTGATAACGCTATTGGTAACAAAGCAGAAAGTAGCATTATGATGAAAGAGCTTACCCGCATGATTGATACCTTAGACGAGAGCATTCGTATTCCGTTCTTGATGCACTACCAAGGGTATAAGTACCAGGAAATTGCTGATTACCTTGAGCTTCCTTTGGGAACGGTAAAGAGCCGTATTTTCTTTGCTCGTAAGGACCTTAAAGTACAGATCAAAAAAAGCTATGGACAGCTTAATTTTTTCAAGAAAGAAATTGAGGTGCAATAG
- a CDS encoding single-stranded DNA-binding protein, producing MVNRVILIGNLGRDPEVRRLENGAVVAKFSVATNENYRDKTGEWQTQTEWHDVVVWRNLAERAESQLTKGAQVYLEGKLTHRTWQDKDGNNRKTTEVVASYFRALNRREGGDSNGGYFPSTDDEMPYSETNVARESESAPAPSTPPAPEMDADDDLPF from the coding sequence ATGGTCAATCGGGTAATCCTTATCGGAAATCTTGGGCGCGATCCTGAAGTTCGTCGTCTTGAGAATGGTGCTGTCGTTGCAAAATTTTCTGTTGCTACCAACGAAAATTATCGCGACAAAACTGGCGAGTGGCAAACCCAGACCGAATGGCACGATGTAGTGGTATGGCGGAATTTGGCAGAAAGAGCTGAAAGCCAGCTCACCAAAGGGGCGCAGGTTTATCTGGAAGGAAAACTTACCCACCGTACCTGGCAGGATAAGGATGGTAATAATCGTAAAACAACCGAAGTTGTTGCGAGCTATTTCAGAGCTTTGAATCGCCGAGAAGGAGGTGACAGCAACGGTGGTTATTTCCCAAGTACGGATGACGAAATGCCTTACAGTGAAACCAATGTAGCTCGTGAGAGTGAGAGCGCTCCTGCTCCTTCTACACCACCGGCACCAGAAATGGACGCCGATGATGATCTACCTTTCTAA
- a CDS encoding alpha/beta hydrolase gives MQQRLIILSDLWGVDRSQWWSFYEQPLRQHFELQWYDCCLLGQINLAHYEQEELHQQFLDGGIERAVDRLLAAEKHYPPAYVLAFSIGGTISWRAILQGLSCSYFCAVSATRLRKEDEQLSIRGKLYYGEDDPYRPDEKWSERQVHLSHALLPNHGHEVYTKAEIAKIIVRELIALGNDK, from the coding sequence ATGCAACAGCGGCTTATTATCCTGTCGGATCTTTGGGGCGTCGATCGGTCACAATGGTGGTCTTTTTACGAACAGCCGCTACGGCAACATTTTGAACTCCAATGGTACGATTGCTGCCTACTCGGACAAATAAATTTGGCTCACTACGAGCAAGAAGAGCTTCATCAACAATTCCTGGACGGCGGTATTGAGAGGGCCGTTGACCGTCTTTTAGCGGCAGAGAAACACTATCCACCAGCTTATGTACTCGCTTTTAGTATAGGGGGCACCATTTCTTGGAGAGCCATCCTGCAAGGGCTCTCTTGCAGTTATTTCTGTGCCGTTTCCGCAACTCGTTTACGTAAGGAAGATGAGCAACTTTCAATAAGAGGAAAACTGTATTACGGTGAGGATGATCCTTATCGTCCAGATGAAAAGTGGAGCGAAAGACAAGTTCATTTGTCCCATGCATTACTCCCCAACCATGGCCATGAAGTTTACACCAAAGCGGAGATAGCGAAAATAATTGTTCGCGAATTGATTGCCTTAGGAAATGACAAATAA
- the gldE gene encoding gliding motility-associated protein GldE, whose amino-acid sequence MEPEPDSIIYLLGTLDFLLWISPQWQIALGIVGLLILLACSALVSGSEIAYFSLSPNDLERLEQEEQSNSRRVLWLLTQPEKLLATILISNNFINIAIVLLAEIEFRQIIPIEKTLAWGVDLQQSLAFLQNYAASTIGNGIYFSITVLGITSMLVLFGEVTPKVYATLNSIRLARAMSLPLSFLMQIFSGLSNLLVNWSHWMEKRLAAKQSSVGLTSKQEIDEAIELTVSQEEDSGQDLDILRRIIKFPEVSVRQVMRARVDVIGLNDTSNYAEVLGTIKDAGYSRFPVYEKDADNVIGILYVKDLLMHRNESSEFSWQDLIRTNVLFVPESKKLNDLLNDFQRERLHMAVVVDEYGGTSGIVTLEDVLEEIIGEIQDEFDDEPDVVYQKIDDYNYVFEGKTLLNDACRIMGIDTDSFDAIKGESESLAGLFLERLGRMPKKDREMLLENFRFKVLEVSQRRIERILITMLRTGED is encoded by the coding sequence TTGGAACCCGAACCGGACAGTATCATCTATCTTCTAGGAACGTTGGACTTTTTGCTGTGGATCAGTCCACAATGGCAAATTGCACTAGGAATTGTAGGCTTGCTGATTTTGCTTGCTTGCTCAGCATTGGTTTCCGGCTCGGAAATCGCCTATTTCTCACTGTCGCCCAACGACCTGGAACGCCTCGAACAAGAGGAGCAAAGCAATAGTCGCCGCGTGCTTTGGTTGCTTACCCAACCCGAAAAGCTGCTGGCTACCATTTTGATCAGCAATAATTTCATCAACATTGCGATTGTGTTGCTGGCTGAAATCGAATTTCGGCAGATCATTCCTATTGAAAAGACGCTGGCTTGGGGTGTTGATTTGCAGCAGAGCCTGGCTTTCTTGCAAAACTATGCTGCCAGCACCATCGGGAATGGTATTTACTTCAGCATTACCGTCTTGGGAATTACTTCCATGCTGGTGCTTTTTGGGGAAGTTACGCCCAAAGTGTACGCCACGCTCAATAGTATTCGACTTGCCCGTGCCATGTCCCTACCCCTCAGTTTTTTGATGCAGATTTTCTCAGGCTTGAGCAACCTGTTGGTCAACTGGTCCCACTGGATGGAGAAACGCCTGGCGGCTAAACAATCCAGCGTAGGCCTCACGAGCAAACAGGAAATTGACGAAGCCATTGAGCTGACCGTCTCGCAAGAAGAAGACAGTGGCCAGGATTTGGATATTCTGAGGCGGATTATCAAATTTCCTGAAGTAAGTGTACGTCAGGTGATGCGTGCCCGAGTAGATGTCATTGGCCTCAACGATACGTCTAACTACGCCGAAGTACTGGGCACCATAAAGGATGCAGGCTACTCCCGTTTTCCGGTTTACGAAAAAGATGCCGACAATGTTATCGGGATTCTTTACGTAAAAGACCTGTTGATGCACCGCAACGAATCGTCGGAATTCAGCTGGCAGGATTTGATCCGTACCAATGTGCTCTTTGTACCAGAATCAAAAAAACTCAATGACCTGCTGAATGATTTTCAGCGCGAACGCTTGCACATGGCCGTAGTGGTGGATGAGTATGGAGGTACCTCAGGAATTGTAACCTTGGAAGATGTATTGGAAGAAATTATCGGAGAAATCCAGGATGAATTTGATGACGAGCCGGATGTCGTTTACCAAAAGATAGATGATTACAATTACGTCTTCGAAGGCAAAACCCTCCTCAATGATGCTTGCCGCATCATGGGCATTGATACCGATTCATTTGATGCCATCAAAGGTGAATCGGAATCTTTGGCAGGCTTGTTTTTAGAACGCCTGGGGCGGATGCCTAAGAAAGACCGCGAAATGCTGCTGGAAAACTTCCGTTTTAAAGTACTTGAAGTAAGCCAAAGAAGAATAGAACGCATTTTGATCACCATGCTCCGTACCGGAGAAGATTAA
- the tgt gene encoding tRNA guanosine(34) transglycosylase Tgt has translation MPQLQFKLEHTDPGSKARAGTITTDHGEIETPIFMPVGTVGSVKGVHAHELRDDVKAQIILGNTYHLYLRPGTEVLENAGGLHQFNGWHGPILTDSGGYQVYSLAHRRKIKEEGVTFQSHIDGSKHVFTPERAIDIQRSIGGDIIMAFDECPPHPCEYRYAKDSLDLTNRWLKRCVDHFQATPDKYGYTQNLFPIVQGSTFEDLRRASAETVASYDMPGNAIGGLSVGEKSDEMYRTTELCCDILPADKPRYLMGVGTPVNLLECIALGVDMFDCVLPTRNARHGMLYTRNGLMNIKNLKWKDDHSPIDEDGPCATSRYHSKAFLRHLIHSGEMLGGQLASIHNLSFFLWLVKEARTHIQNGDFARWKEEMVPKLETRL, from the coding sequence ATGCCACAATTACAATTCAAACTGGAACATACCGACCCAGGCTCCAAAGCCAGGGCGGGGACGATCACGACGGACCACGGTGAGATCGAAACGCCAATTTTTATGCCCGTCGGGACGGTAGGTTCTGTAAAAGGCGTGCACGCCCATGAGTTGCGTGATGATGTCAAAGCCCAGATTATTTTGGGGAATACCTACCACTTGTACTTGCGCCCTGGTACCGAGGTGTTGGAAAATGCTGGTGGCTTACACCAATTCAACGGTTGGCACGGACCGATCCTTACCGATAGCGGTGGTTACCAGGTGTATTCTCTGGCTCACCGTCGTAAGATCAAGGAGGAAGGCGTTACTTTCCAATCCCACATTGATGGTTCCAAGCACGTCTTTACGCCTGAGCGCGCGATAGACATTCAGCGGAGTATTGGTGGTGATATTATTATGGCTTTCGACGAATGTCCACCGCATCCCTGTGAGTACCGTTATGCCAAGGATTCCTTGGACCTGACGAATCGTTGGCTAAAGCGCTGTGTGGATCATTTTCAGGCGACGCCAGACAAATATGGTTACACGCAAAACCTGTTTCCGATTGTTCAAGGCAGTACGTTTGAAGATTTGCGCCGGGCCAGTGCCGAAACGGTAGCCAGCTACGATATGCCAGGCAATGCCATTGGCGGCTTGTCGGTAGGGGAGAAGTCGGACGAAATGTACCGTACCACGGAATTGTGCTGTGATATTTTGCCCGCTGATAAACCACGCTACCTGATGGGCGTAGGTACTCCCGTCAATCTATTGGAGTGCATTGCGCTGGGCGTGGATATGTTTGACTGTGTATTGCCTACGCGTAACGCCCGGCACGGAATGCTATACACCCGGAATGGGCTGATGAACATCAAAAACCTGAAGTGGAAAGATGATCACAGCCCCATTGATGAAGATGGCCCCTGTGCGACCAGTCGCTACCATAGCAAAGCTTTTCTGCGACACTTGATCCACAGTGGCGAAATGCTGGGAGGGCAACTGGCCTCGATCCACAACTTATCTTTCTTTCTGTGGTTGGTTAAAGAGGCACGTACACATATCCAAAACGGTGATTTTGCACGTTGGAAAGAGGAAATGGTGCCAAAGCTGGAAACGAGGTTATGA